In a genomic window of Vanessa tameamea isolate UH-Manoa-2023 chromosome 31, ilVanTame1 primary haplotype, whole genome shotgun sequence:
- the LOC113391405 gene encoding uncharacterized protein LOC113391405 isoform X2, producing the protein MSILFLFMLCFVTVLGANKHTKSLTESMGQEVIEINGPLKELPPDLEEEPSAENDDEKATSTTIQVATAKVVSEQVLENVKPDNLKDTEKIDRQKDDEEARIEKELADIYKDSLASSFNLIQTIRVKLTYSELPLMTSAARRASLAKVWYDYVANFGMQKHHFQNWILCNYDLYMCVFVKTISNINNKLIEIINK; encoded by the exons ATGAGTAtcttatttctatttatgttGTGTTTCGTAACTGTTTTAGGAGCAAACAAACATACGAAATCCTTAACGGAATCCATGGGACAAGAGGTTATTGAAATCAACGGTCCATTAAAAG AACTGCCACCAGATCTGGAAGAAGAACCGTCAGCGGAGAACGACGATGAGAAAGCCACTTCGACCACCATTCAAGTAGCGACCGCGAAAGTAGTCTCTGAGCAGGTATTAGAAAAT GTCAAACCAGACAATTTGAAGGATACAGAGAAAATCGATCGCCAAAAAGATGACGAGGAGGCCAGGATTGAGAAGGAGCTCGCTGATATTTATAAGGATTCTTTGG CTTCAAGTTTCAACCTGATTCAAACAATCCGAGTGAAATTAACATATTCAGAACTTCCATTGATGACATCAGCTGCAAGAAGAGCAAGCTTAGCGAAAGTGTGGTATG actACGTTGCCAACTTCGGGATGCAGAAACACCATTTCCAAAACTGGATTTTATGCAATTATGACCTTTATATGTGCGTATTTGTGAAAACAAtttcgaatattaataataaattaattgaaataataaataaataa
- the LOC113391405 gene encoding uncharacterized protein LOC113391405 isoform X1, translating to MSILFLFMLCFVTVLGANKHTKSLTESMGQEVIEINGPLKELPPDLEEEPSAENDDEKATSTTIQVATAKVVSEQVLENVKPDNLKDTEKIDRQKDDEEARIEKELADIYKDSLDYKGDSAEVIKETTDTKSTEMSEKPVARVRNNFKFQPDSNNPSEINIFRTSIDDISCKKSKLSESVTTLPTSGCRNTISKTGFYAIMTFICAYL from the exons ATGAGTAtcttatttctatttatgttGTGTTTCGTAACTGTTTTAGGAGCAAACAAACATACGAAATCCTTAACGGAATCCATGGGACAAGAGGTTATTGAAATCAACGGTCCATTAAAAG AACTGCCACCAGATCTGGAAGAAGAACCGTCAGCGGAGAACGACGATGAGAAAGCCACTTCGACCACCATTCAAGTAGCGACCGCGAAAGTAGTCTCTGAGCAGGTATTAGAAAAT GTCAAACCAGACAATTTGAAGGATACAGAGAAAATCGATCGCCAAAAAGATGACGAGGAGGCCAGGATTGAGAAGGAGCTCGCTGATATTTATAAGGATTCTTTGG ATTATAAAGGCGACAGCGCCGAGGTCATCAAAGAAACAACAGACACGAAATCGACAGAAATGTCTGAGAAGCCGGTTGCACGTGTCCGAAACAA CTTCAAGTTTCAACCTGATTCAAACAATCCGAGTGAAATTAACATATTCAGAACTTCCATTGATGACATCAGCTGCAAGAAGAGCAAGCTTAGCGAAAGTGTG actACGTTGCCAACTTCGGGATGCAGAAACACCATTTCCAAAACTGGATTTTATGCAATTATGACCTTTATATGTGCGTATTTGTGA
- the LOC113391405 gene encoding uncharacterized protein LOC113391405 isoform X3, whose protein sequence is MSILFLFMLCFVTVLGANKHTKSLTESMGQEVIEINGPLKELPPDLEEEPSAENDDEKATSTTIQVATAKVVSEQVLENVKPDNLKDTEKIDRQKDDEEARIEKELADIYKDSLDYKGDSAEVIKETTDTKSTEMSEKPVARVRNNFKFQPDSNNPSEINIFRTSIDDISCKKSKLSESVV, encoded by the exons ATGAGTAtcttatttctatttatgttGTGTTTCGTAACTGTTTTAGGAGCAAACAAACATACGAAATCCTTAACGGAATCCATGGGACAAGAGGTTATTGAAATCAACGGTCCATTAAAAG AACTGCCACCAGATCTGGAAGAAGAACCGTCAGCGGAGAACGACGATGAGAAAGCCACTTCGACCACCATTCAAGTAGCGACCGCGAAAGTAGTCTCTGAGCAGGTATTAGAAAAT GTCAAACCAGACAATTTGAAGGATACAGAGAAAATCGATCGCCAAAAAGATGACGAGGAGGCCAGGATTGAGAAGGAGCTCGCTGATATTTATAAGGATTCTTTGG ATTATAAAGGCGACAGCGCCGAGGTCATCAAAGAAACAACAGACACGAAATCGACAGAAATGTCTGAGAAGCCGGTTGCACGTGTCCGAAACAA CTTCAAGTTTCAACCTGATTCAAACAATCCGAGTGAAATTAACATATTCAGAACTTCCATTGATGACATCAGCTGCAAGAAGAGCAAGCTTAGCGAAAGTGTGGTATG a